One Candidatus Cloacimonadota bacterium DNA segment encodes these proteins:
- a CDS encoding FRG domain-containing protein yields the protein MMNNSIKTSKINSLGELIELVTPKETDPDSGRLRESAVFRGMPNKDWKLLSSLDRLGYPDQPPHLKSHLEEHLLRNFIRHARAYIKITPSELWEWLVIAQHRGLPTRLLDWTYSPLIAAHFAVLNGDPKIDRVIWKLNWKLIHEKFHVQPYVLNAYEFNDELKNHEISSLWNLMTESKEIKNSFVCLVEPSALDPRVVTQSAAFTISSDKTKSLDSILMNKGLSHALVKYIIPSNRVDYIRDQLDICSIDERHMFPDLGGVASELTRYYSSSSQI from the coding sequence ATGATGAACAATTCAATTAAAACAAGCAAGATTAATTCTTTAGGAGAACTAATAGAACTGGTTACTCCTAAAGAAACGGACCCTGATAGTGGACGTTTACGAGAATCCGCTGTATTTCGGGGCATGCCGAACAAAGATTGGAAGTTGCTATCAAGTTTGGATAGATTGGGTTATCCTGATCAACCGCCTCATTTGAAATCTCACCTTGAAGAACATTTATTGCGAAATTTTATCAGGCACGCCAGAGCATATATCAAAATCACACCTTCTGAACTATGGGAATGGTTGGTTATTGCACAACATCGCGGGTTACCAACACGGTTATTGGATTGGACTTATTCCCCTTTGATTGCCGCTCACTTTGCAGTTCTGAACGGTGATCCCAAAATAGACAGAGTAATCTGGAAATTGAATTGGAAATTGATCCATGAAAAATTCCACGTCCAACCCTATGTTCTTAATGCGTATGAATTTAATGATGAACTGAAAAATCACGAGATCAGCAGCTTGTGGAATTTAATGACAGAATCGAAGGAGATTAAAAATTCTTTTGTCTGTCTTGTAGAACCATCTGCACTCGATCCACGCGTTGTTACCCAATCCGCTGCCTTTACCATTTCTTCTGATAAAACCAAATCGCTTGACAGTATTCTTATGAATAAGGGATTGTCACATGCGTTGGTTAAATACATTATTCCATCTAATCGGGTGGATTACATTCGCGATCAACTGGATATCTGTAGCATTGATGAAAGGCATATGTTTCCGGATCTCGGAGGAGTGGCTTCGGAATTAACTCGATATTATTCATCCTCTTCCCAAATTTAA
- a CDS encoding DUF3467 domain-containing protein, with protein MKKQQQPQKIKINIPKENAEGIYSNLVLMNFNDSEFILDFARILPAVPEAKIYSRIMMNPQHTKRLMKLLQKNIENYEEKYDEIKLPEKDVKKSIGF; from the coding sequence ATGAAAAAACAGCAACAGCCACAAAAAATAAAGATTAATATTCCAAAAGAGAACGCAGAAGGGATTTATTCAAACCTTGTACTGATGAATTTTAATGATTCGGAATTTATTCTTGATTTTGCCAGAATATTACCGGCAGTTCCGGAGGCAAAGATTTATTCGCGAATAATGATGAATCCACAGCATACAAAAAGATTGATGAAACTTCTACAGAAGAACATTGAAAATTATGAAGAGAAATATGATGAGATTAAACTTCCTGAAAAGGATGTGAAAAAAAGTATCGGATTTTAA
- a CDS encoding PmeII family type II restriction endonuclease, producing the protein MKGISYQDIILYVEQNISTFHSTRLKRLRELNLSKILKRKNPYLFKVKNILTAQELIMQILNAYLSSQEETIFGGFLEGLAIYINEKVYGGWKSSAKGIDLEFNQDDIRYIVSIKSGPNWGNSSQIAKLKSDFNTTKKIIRTNNKKKNIIAVNGCCYGRNLRQDKGEYFKYCGQVFWEFISGDENLYTDIIEPLGHQAKKRNEEFQKKYAQIVNNFTLLFINNFCDNGEIIWEDLVRYNSSQNAVENKLT; encoded by the coding sequence ATGAAAGGAATTAGTTATCAAGATATCATTCTATACGTCGAACAAAATATATCCACTTTTCATTCAACGAGATTAAAAAGGTTACGGGAACTTAATCTATCAAAAATATTAAAACGAAAGAATCCATACCTTTTCAAAGTTAAAAATATTTTAACCGCTCAAGAATTAATTATGCAAATCCTCAATGCCTATCTTTCTTCACAAGAAGAAACTATATTCGGTGGATTTCTTGAAGGACTTGCTATTTATATCAACGAAAAAGTTTATGGCGGATGGAAATCATCTGCTAAAGGAATTGATCTGGAATTTAATCAAGATGATATAAGATACATTGTCTCTATTAAATCTGGTCCCAATTGGGGAAATAGTAGCCAAATTGCTAAATTGAAAAGTGATTTCAACACGACCAAAAAAATAATCAGAACAAATAACAAGAAAAAAAATATTATTGCTGTAAATGGTTGCTGCTACGGAAGAAATTTGAGACAAGACAAAGGAGAATATTTCAAATATTGCGGACAAGTATTTTGGGAATTTATTTCAGGCGATGAAAATTTATATACAGATATAATTGAGCCATTGGGGCATCAAGCAAAAAAAAGAAATGAAGAATTTCAAAAAAAATATGCCCAAATAGTAAATAATTTTACCCTTCTTTTTATAAACAACTTTTGTGATAATGGAGAAATTATCTGGGAAGATCTAGTTCGATATAATTCTTCCCAAAATGCCGTAGAGAACAAATTAACCTAG
- a CDS encoding site-specific DNA-methyltransferase, with protein METKIICGNSALELTKFEDNSIDLVITSPPYADQRKTSYGGVHPDNYVEWFLPISKELLRILKKTGTFILNIKEKAVNGERHTYVLELIIAMRKQGWLWTEEFIWHKKNSYPGKWPNRFRDSWERLLQFNKQTKFKMNQESVMVPMGDWKKKRLKNLSKKDRIRDVSDVGSGFGKNISNWINRDMAYPTNVLHLATECNNKNHSATFPKTLPTWFIKLFTDPEDYVLDPFMGSGTTIFAALELGRNSIGIDIMQEYCNMVKDNLNCQQQILNF; from the coding sequence ATGGAAACAAAGATAATTTGCGGGAATAGTGCATTAGAATTGACGAAATTTGAAGATAATTCTATTGACCTTGTGATAACTTCACCACCCTATGCAGATCAAAGGAAAACGAGCTACGGTGGCGTTCATCCTGATAATTATGTCGAATGGTTTTTACCAATTTCAAAAGAATTATTAAGAATTTTAAAGAAAACAGGAACATTTATTTTAAATATAAAAGAAAAAGCAGTCAATGGCGAAAGACATACTTATGTTCTGGAATTAATAATTGCCATGCGAAAACAGGGTTGGCTTTGGACTGAGGAATTTATCTGGCATAAAAAAAATTCTTATCCAGGGAAATGGCCTAACAGATTTAGAGATTCTTGGGAAAGGCTATTGCAATTTAATAAGCAAACGAAATTTAAAATGAATCAGGAATCAGTGATGGTTCCAATGGGAGATTGGAAGAAAAAGCGATTAAAAAATCTTAGCAAAAAAGACAGAATAAGAGATGTCTCAGATGTTGGGAGTGGTTTTGGCAAAAATATCTCAAATTGGATTAATCGGGATATGGCTTATCCCACGAATGTATTGCATTTAGCCACAGAATGTAATAATAAAAATCATTCCGCTACTTTCCCTAAAACCTTACCAACGTGGTTTATAAAACTTTTTACTGATCCTGAAGATTATGTGTTGGATCCATTTATGGGTTCCGGAACTACAATATTTGCAGCCCTTGAATTAGGTAGAAATTCCATTGGCATCGATATTATGCAGGAATACTGTAATATGGTGAAAGATAACCTAAATTGTCAGCAGCAAATCTTAAATTTTTAA